A stretch of Paenibacillus mucilaginosus 3016 DNA encodes these proteins:
- the rlmH gene encoding 23S rRNA (pseudouridine(1915)-N(3))-methyltransferase RlmH, which produces MNIQMITVGKLKEKYLVEGIAEYTKRLGPYAKISIVEVPDEKTPETLSAAEEAQVKQREGERILAKVNEGAFVIALAIDGKPLSSEDLARQLQDLATYGRSSVAFIIGGSLGLAPEVLARADLKLSFGRMTLPHQLMRLVLVEQVYRAFRIMRGEPYHK; this is translated from the coding sequence ATGAATATCCAGATGATTACGGTGGGCAAGCTCAAGGAAAAGTACCTCGTCGAGGGAATTGCCGAATACACGAAGCGGCTTGGCCCTTACGCCAAAATCTCCATCGTCGAGGTGCCCGACGAGAAGACGCCCGAGACCCTCAGCGCCGCGGAAGAGGCGCAGGTGAAGCAGCGCGAGGGCGAGCGCATCCTCGCGAAGGTGAACGAAGGCGCCTTCGTCATCGCCCTCGCGATCGACGGCAAGCCGCTCTCGAGCGAGGATCTCGCGCGGCAGCTGCAGGACCTCGCCACGTACGGGCGCAGCTCCGTTGCGTTCATTATCGGCGGCTCGCTCGGCCTCGCCCCCGAGGTGCTCGCGCGCGCGGACCTCAAGCTCTCGTTCGGGCGCATGACGCTGCCCCACCAGCTTATGCGGCTCGTGCTGGTGGAGCAGGTGTATAGGGCGTTTCGGATTATGCGGGGGGAACCGTATCATAAATGA
- a CDS encoding CxxH/CxxC protein: MHVVCKEHLELAIDMFVDEYEDAPDIVDLEEVEFKAWEAPSHCERCAGPGRFLVV; this comes from the coding sequence ATGCACGTGGTTTGTAAAGAGCATTTGGAACTGGCAATCGATATGTTCGTTGATGAGTACGAGGATGCACCGGATATCGTGGACCTGGAAGAAGTGGAGTTCAAGGCATGGGAGGCACCCTCCCACTGCGAGCGGTGCGCCGGTCCGGGACGGTTCCTGGTGGTCTGA
- a CDS encoding S1C family serine protease, translating into MFDDDDFYTAKVSSPVRDAWRRPKRRRGWKLPRPLPVWALPAAGAAVAFTALILGYSSVQEAEDHAFYGTEAMSAMAPAVTDGVSEDRRRSDTVVGATAKVAPTVVSIVGSNLDGGGEDEARSGAMGLGSGVIFARSGDKVRIVTNNHVVEGFAKLDVVSISGEKRPATLLGRDQITDLAVLEMDGAGIKQLAEFGDSDALQPGETAIAVGNPLGIGYAPTVTQGIISWPKRTIPVTLGQEGEFDWEMDVIQTDAAINQGNSGGALVNLEGKVVGINTMKVADMGVEGLGFAIPINQAKGVIDTLIKDQKVTRPYMGVVTQDLQAYKGTEGLELPSDVKKGVLVLDVVGPAKDAGLKSSDVIVELDGKPVDSTLALRKYIYSQKRVGEQIQVTYYRGAKKNSVQLQLEELKDR; encoded by the coding sequence TTGTTCGATGATGACGATTTCTATACGGCGAAGGTATCTTCGCCGGTTCGGGATGCTTGGCGGAGACCGAAGCGCCGGCGCGGATGGAAGCTGCCGAGGCCCCTTCCTGTCTGGGCACTGCCGGCCGCAGGAGCTGCCGTGGCCTTCACTGCCCTGATCCTGGGGTACAGCAGCGTTCAGGAAGCGGAGGATCACGCGTTCTACGGTACTGAGGCGATGAGCGCCATGGCCCCGGCTGTTACGGATGGGGTCAGTGAAGACCGCCGCCGCAGCGATACGGTAGTGGGAGCCACGGCCAAGGTCGCGCCGACGGTGGTCAGCATTGTCGGCTCGAACCTGGACGGCGGCGGAGAGGACGAGGCGAGGAGCGGGGCGATGGGACTCGGCTCCGGCGTCATCTTCGCCCGCTCCGGCGACAAAGTGCGGATCGTGACGAATAACCACGTCGTGGAAGGCTTTGCGAAGCTCGACGTCGTGTCGATCTCCGGCGAAAAACGTCCGGCGACCCTGCTCGGACGCGATCAGATCACGGACCTCGCGGTTCTGGAGATGGACGGCGCGGGGATTAAGCAGCTCGCCGAATTCGGCGACTCGGATGCCCTGCAGCCGGGCGAGACGGCGATTGCCGTCGGCAACCCGCTCGGCATCGGCTACGCGCCGACGGTGACCCAGGGCATCATCTCGTGGCCGAAGCGGACGATTCCCGTGACCCTTGGCCAGGAGGGGGAGTTCGACTGGGAGATGGACGTGATCCAGACGGATGCGGCCATCAACCAGGGGAACAGCGGCGGTGCGCTCGTGAACCTCGAGGGCAAGGTCGTCGGCATCAACACGATGAAGGTGGCCGACATGGGCGTGGAGGGCCTTGGTTTTGCCATCCCGATCAACCAGGCCAAGGGTGTCATCGACACGCTGATCAAGGACCAGAAGGTGACGCGGCCTTACATGGGCGTGGTGACGCAGGATCTGCAGGCCTATAAGGGCACGGAGGGTCTGGAGCTGCCTTCGGATGTGAAAAAGGGCGTGCTCGTCCTCGATGTAGTTGGACCTGCCAAGGATGCGGGGCTGAAGAGCAGCGACGTGATCGTCGAGCTGGACGGCAAGCCGGTGGACAGCACCCTGGCGCTGCGCAAGTACATCTACAGCCAGAAGCGGGTCGGGGAGCAGATTCAGGTAACCTATTACCGCGGCGCCAAAAAGAACTCCGTCCAGCTGCAGCTCGAGGAGCTTAAAGATCGGTAA
- a CDS encoding MBL fold metallo-hydrolase, with product MGIRFTVLASGSTGNAMVVTTDQGKVLIDAGLSAKKVEGLLKEKGMSMDELDAVLVTHEHSDHIKGLGAIARKYDLPVYANEKTWEELDRSIGEIAEGNRCVMQTGEMREFGDLQVESYGISHDAAEPVGYCFYHGEEKLSLATDLGYMSSKVKEKIQDSDVLILESNHDIEMLRMGRYPWNIKRRILGDTGHLSNEAAGEGLVDVMTTKTKRVYLAHLSLDHNMLDLAKLTVNNMVEDRLQPDDHRAKLMGTYHNRATEWDQVGED from the coding sequence ATGGGTATACGGTTTACGGTGCTGGCCAGCGGATCGACGGGAAATGCCATGGTCGTCACAACCGATCAGGGCAAGGTGCTCATCGACGCTGGCCTCAGCGCGAAGAAAGTGGAGGGGCTGCTCAAAGAGAAGGGCATGTCGATGGACGAGCTGGATGCGGTGCTTGTCACACACGAGCATTCCGACCATATTAAGGGGCTCGGGGCGATCGCCCGCAAGTATGACCTGCCGGTCTACGCCAACGAGAAGACGTGGGAGGAGCTTGACCGCAGCATCGGCGAGATTGCCGAAGGCAACCGCTGTGTGATGCAGACGGGAGAGATGCGCGAGTTCGGGGACCTGCAGGTGGAGTCCTACGGCATCTCCCACGATGCGGCGGAGCCGGTGGGGTACTGCTTTTATCACGGGGAAGAGAAGCTCAGTCTGGCCACCGACCTCGGCTACATGAGCTCCAAGGTCAAAGAAAAAATCCAGGACAGCGATGTGCTCATCCTGGAATCGAATCACGATATCGAGATGCTGCGGATGGGGCGCTACCCTTGGAATATCAAGCGCCGCATTCTCGGGGATACGGGACACTTGTCCAACGAAGCGGCGGGCGAAGGACTGGTCGATGTCATGACGACGAAGACCAAGCGCGTGTACCTCGCGCACCTGAGTCTGGATCACAACATGCTCGACTTGGCCAAGCTGACGGTGAATAACATGGTAGAAGACCGTCTCCAGCCGGACGATCACCGGGCGAAGCTCATGGGGACGTACCACAACCGGGCTACGGAGTGGGATCAGGTGGGTGAAGACTAG
- the yycI gene encoding two-component system regulatory protein YycI: MDWGRAKTILILSFLILNILLAFQLLTSRADLLEFEADNSGVAEELQKLVKLKNIQVPADIPKDVPKLREIVVKFDESLTVEVPKPVAEPLRFDPLINRSGFRDILAKTGIPKTGAYEYDPVGSTGGTYVFQQMYGRLPMFDVQLKLLEQNGMVTSYTQSYVEVQPEAEGDELKEQKVITAYIALRRLIENYLPNGSVIRGVQLGYHEQVSNSQTRNMWPSWRVSLGNGLTYYVHALNGAVEEPLNPKSRQ; encoded by the coding sequence ATGGACTGGGGCCGGGCCAAGACCATATTGATACTATCGTTTCTGATCTTGAATATTCTGCTGGCGTTCCAGCTCCTGACGAGCCGGGCGGACCTGCTGGAGTTCGAAGCGGACAACAGCGGGGTGGCGGAAGAGCTGCAGAAGCTTGTGAAGCTCAAAAACATCCAGGTGCCGGCGGACATTCCGAAGGACGTGCCGAAGCTGCGGGAGATCGTCGTGAAGTTCGACGAGAGCCTGACGGTGGAGGTGCCCAAGCCGGTTGCGGAGCCGCTGCGGTTCGATCCGCTGATCAACCGCAGCGGGTTCCGGGACATCCTGGCGAAGACGGGCATCCCGAAGACCGGAGCGTACGAATACGATCCGGTAGGAAGCACCGGCGGAACCTATGTGTTCCAGCAGATGTACGGCCGGCTGCCGATGTTCGATGTGCAGCTGAAGCTGCTTGAGCAGAACGGCATGGTGACCTCGTACACGCAGTCTTATGTGGAGGTGCAGCCGGAGGCCGAAGGGGACGAGCTCAAGGAGCAGAAGGTCATCACGGCGTATATTGCGCTGCGGCGGCTGATCGAGAACTATTTGCCGAACGGTTCGGTGATCCGCGGCGTACAGCTCGGCTATCACGAGCAGGTATCGAATTCGCAGACCCGCAACATGTGGCCGTCGTGGCGGGTATCGCTCGGCAACGGACTGACGTATTACGTCCACGCGCTGAACGGGGCGGTGGAAGAGCCGCTGAATCCAAAAAGCAGGCAGTAA